A stretch of Halichondria panicea chromosome 1, odHalPani1.1, whole genome shotgun sequence DNA encodes these proteins:
- the LOC135343885 gene encoding uncharacterized protein LOC135343885, with protein MARGDGVADSVITRLRQHPKAVARLHHRTKPTIHRDLKYLVFISVDLSSDEVIKALPFASKRELKDKNLTFKWTREALKLIRLNEHKLEFKASSKDHFKGFISCEISKNQKPFFTVYHCLKESVEDSSSSETDELFADVKEVIKEIRSDWYSLAIELDIDYATRKSLEKDYCWVEPCFEAMLTHWVKRSSPPPSWSALVRALESPAIARGDIATTIKTKATSDISPDICPLTHDEGLSVDHHLRVVRTAAWEVRGTWRPLGEQLGVNEGTLDAIKRDCPNECDDCFTKLLEQWLTGSTPAPTLGALIHALKSPVISRGDIAQQMESKLTKLASQ; from the exons AAGGCCGTTGCTAGGCTACACCATCGGACAAAACCCACCATACATCGTGACCTCAAG TACCTGGTCTTTATATCAGTTGACCTTTCTTCAGATGAGGTCATTAAGGCTCTGCCCTTTGCCTCTAAGCGAGAGTTGAAAGACAAGAACCTCACCTTCAAGTGGACAAGAGAAGCCCTGAAATTGATAAGGTTGAATGAACACAAATTGGAATTCAAGGCCTCTTCAAAGGATCACTTCAAGGGCTTTATCAGTTGTGAGATCTCCAAGAACCAGAAGCCTTTCTTCACCGTGTACCACTGCCTCAAAGAGAGTGTTG AGGACTCCTCCAGCTCTGAAACTGATGAGCTGTTTGCAGATGTGAAGGAAGTGATCAAAGAGATACGCTCTGACTGGTACAGCCTGGCTATAGAACTAGACATTGACTATGCAACTAGGAAG agtcttgagAAGGACTATTGCTGGGTTGAGCCGTGCTTTGAGGCCATGCTGACACACTGGGTGAAGCGCTcctctcctcccccctcctggtCTGCCCTTGTTAGAGCACTAGAGTCTCCCGCCATTGCTCGTGGGGACATTGCAACAACCATTAAG ACAAAAGCTACCAGCGACATCTCTCCTGATATTTGTCCTCTCACTCACGATG AGGGACTGAGTGTGGATCATCATTTGAGGGTAGTGAGGACAGCTGCCTGGGAGGTGAGGGGGACATGGCGTCCTCTGGGAGAGCAGTTGGGTGTCAATGAGGGGACACTAGAT gccatcAAGAGGGACTGTCCGAATGAGTGTGATGACTGTTTCACTAAACTACTGGAGCAATGGTTGACAGGATCcacccccgcccccacactaGGAGCACTCATCCATGCACTCAAGTCTCCTGTCATTAGTCGTGGAGACATTGCCCAACAGATGGAGTCTAAACTAACCAAGCTAGCTTCACAGTAA